A window of Streptomyces gilvosporeus contains these coding sequences:
- a CDS encoding decarboxylase, whose product MDVSFLGGPQPQLGVGVVAPFDFALDRELWRWVPDDVSLHLTRTPFVPVEVSLDLARLVSEHETLQAAVQALCAISPQVISYACTSGSFVGGVAGERAMCAAMAQAGEVPCLTTSGALLEALREIGARRIAVVTPYTKSVTDSLESYIGEAGITVTGRAYLGLTRHIWKVPYRDVVDMARAAVVGAADALFISCTNLPTYDVIPQLEAELRMPVLSANQVTMWAALRAIGVYAVGPYQALLDPVARRGPAAMTGSGAGVPESRPGPTPEAAFAGPPAPVDGEVGDPAEPPTYLPDEPGPQPPV is encoded by the coding sequence ATGGACGTCTCCTTCCTGGGTGGTCCCCAGCCTCAGCTCGGCGTGGGCGTTGTCGCCCCTTTTGACTTCGCGCTCGACCGAGAGCTGTGGCGCTGGGTCCCCGACGATGTGTCTCTCCACCTCACCCGGACTCCCTTCGTGCCGGTCGAGGTCAGCCTCGATCTGGCCCGCCTGGTCAGCGAGCACGAAACCCTCCAGGCCGCCGTGCAGGCACTGTGCGCGATCTCCCCGCAGGTCATCTCCTATGCCTGCACCTCCGGCAGCTTCGTCGGAGGTGTGGCGGGCGAGCGGGCCATGTGTGCGGCCATGGCCCAGGCGGGGGAAGTGCCCTGCCTCACCACCTCGGGAGCACTCCTCGAGGCGCTGCGCGAGATCGGCGCGCGGCGCATCGCGGTGGTGACCCCGTACACCAAATCGGTCACCGACTCCCTGGAGAGCTATATCGGCGAGGCGGGCATCACGGTCACCGGCCGCGCCTACCTCGGACTGACCCGGCACATCTGGAAGGTGCCCTACCGCGATGTCGTCGACATGGCCCGCGCGGCCGTGGTCGGTGCGGCCGATGCGCTCTTCATCAGCTGTACGAACCTGCCGACGTACGACGTCATCCCGCAGCTGGAGGCCGAGCTGCGGATGCCCGTGCTGTCCGCCAACCAGGTCACGATGTGGGCCGCGCTGCGCGCCATCGGCGTCTACGCGGTAGGCCCGTACCAAGCACTGCTCGACCCGGTGGCGCGGCGCGGTCCGGCCGCGATGACCGGGTCGGGGGCCGGCGTGCCGGAGAGCCGGCCCGGGCCGACGCCCGAGGCCGCGTTCGCCGGGCCGCCCGCGCCTGTTGACGGGGAGGTGGGTGACCCCGCCGAGCCGCCGACCTACCTGCCGGACGAACCCGGACCCCAGCCCCCGGTGTGA
- a CDS encoding D-2-hydroxyacid dehydrogenase: protein MSESTVLVLGSDPPPKLDRLVGRARVIYADETSLAGLLPTADVLLAWDFTSDAILEAWPAKGPKPAWVHTASAGVDRVLCPALIADDTLVTNARGVFEQPIAEYVAGLVIAMAKDFYGSWELQRQRRWQHRETLRVAGSRAVVVGSGPIGRAIGTTLLALNVKVDLVGRRARPEDPEFGLVHPSGALNGLLPDADWVVCAAPLTEATRGLFGKEAFALMPPRARFINIGRGPLVVEDDLVAALRGWRIAAAALDVFEQEPLTADSPLWDVPHLIVSPHMSGDTLGWRDALAEQFQDNFDQWSAGRPLRNLVDKRLGYVPVG, encoded by the coding sequence ATGTCCGAAAGCACCGTCCTTGTTCTGGGTTCCGACCCGCCCCCGAAGCTGGACCGGCTCGTCGGCCGGGCCCGGGTGATCTATGCCGACGAGACCTCCCTGGCCGGCCTACTCCCTACCGCCGATGTGCTGTTGGCCTGGGATTTCACCTCCGACGCCATCCTGGAGGCGTGGCCCGCGAAGGGCCCCAAACCGGCGTGGGTGCACACCGCGAGCGCCGGAGTGGACCGCGTGCTGTGCCCGGCGCTGATCGCCGACGACACCCTGGTGACCAATGCGCGGGGCGTCTTCGAGCAGCCGATCGCCGAGTACGTCGCCGGCCTGGTGATCGCCATGGCCAAAGATTTCTACGGAAGTTGGGAGCTCCAGCGGCAGCGGCGCTGGCAGCACCGCGAGACGCTCCGGGTGGCCGGCAGCCGGGCGGTCGTGGTGGGCTCCGGCCCGATCGGCCGGGCCATCGGCACCACCCTGCTGGCACTGAATGTCAAGGTCGACCTCGTCGGCCGCCGGGCCCGTCCCGAAGATCCCGAGTTCGGCCTCGTCCACCCGAGTGGGGCGCTGAACGGCCTGCTGCCCGATGCCGATTGGGTGGTGTGCGCGGCACCTCTGACGGAGGCGACCCGCGGGCTGTTCGGCAAGGAGGCGTTCGCCCTGATGCCGCCGCGGGCGCGGTTCATCAACATCGGGCGCGGCCCCCTGGTCGTCGAGGACGATCTGGTCGCGGCGCTGCGCGGCTGGCGGATCGCGGCCGCCGCGCTGGACGTCTTCGAGCAGGAGCCGCTGACCGCCGACAGCCCCCTGTGGGACGTCCCGCATCTGATCGTCTCGCCGCATATGAGCGGGGACACGCTGGGCTGGCGCGATGCGCTCGCCGAGCAGTTCCAGGACAACTTCGACCAGTGGTCGGCCGGCCGGCCGCTGCGCAATCTCGTCGACAAGCGGCTCGGGTACGTGCCGGTCGGCTGA
- a CDS encoding aspartate/glutamate racemase family protein, producing the protein MASVGFLYPGSSAEDDYPRIEALLSGGVRLPLVHTDIGEDAHRVDALLEMGSAARLAAGVDELKERGASAVVWACTSASFVFGWEGAHEQVRELSATAGLPASSTSFAFAHAVREIGAQRVAIAATYPEDVAEHFRAFLKSAGAEVVSTRGSGIITAAEVGTWGRTEVLELARAGDHPDAEAVLLPDTALHTAAYLPDLEAELGKPVLTANQVTVWEGLRLLDREIACPRLGTLFARAGRG; encoded by the coding sequence ATGGCATCGGTCGGCTTCCTCTACCCCGGCTCCTCCGCGGAGGACGACTACCCCCGGATCGAGGCGCTGCTGAGCGGCGGCGTCCGGCTGCCGCTCGTGCACACCGACATCGGCGAGGACGCCCATCGCGTCGACGCACTGCTGGAGATGGGCTCCGCGGCCCGGCTCGCGGCCGGCGTCGACGAGCTCAAGGAGCGCGGCGCCTCGGCCGTCGTCTGGGCCTGTACGAGCGCCAGCTTCGTCTTCGGCTGGGAGGGCGCGCACGAACAGGTGCGGGAGCTGTCGGCCACGGCCGGTCTGCCCGCCTCCAGTACGTCCTTCGCCTTCGCGCACGCCGTCCGGGAGATCGGCGCCCAGCGCGTCGCGATCGCCGCCACCTACCCGGAGGACGTGGCCGAGCACTTCCGCGCCTTCCTGAAGTCCGCCGGGGCGGAGGTCGTCTCGACCCGCGGCAGCGGGATCATCACCGCCGCCGAGGTCGGCACCTGGGGCCGTACGGAGGTGCTGGAGCTGGCCCGGGCCGGGGACCATCCGGACGCCGAGGCGGTGCTGCTGCCCGACACCGCCCTGCACACCGCGGCCTATCTGCCCGACCTCGAAGCCGAGCTCGGCAAACCGGTCCTCACCGCCAATCAGGTCACCGTCTGGGAAGGGCTGCGGCTGCTCGACCGGGAGATCGCCTGCCCGCGGCTGGGCACCCTCTTCGCGCGGGCCGGGCGGGGGTAG
- a CDS encoding LLM class flavin-dependent oxidoreductase, with amino-acid sequence MSGEVEQTPGGDDGIRGTARGGAPVPLSVLDLVTVGSGHTATGAVRTAVDLARTAERRGFHRYWVAEHHSMPGVASSSPAVLLAHLAAHTSAIRLGSGGVMLPNHAPLVIAEQFGTLEAMAPGRIDLGLGRAPGTDGATAAALRRTERQHEGAEEFPQQLLELTRFLDASFPDGHPYAGIHAVPGPVQATAPGGVQSPHRPPLWLLGSSGFSAQLAGALGLPFAFAHHFSAANTVPALDLYRSSFRPSEVLSEPYALIGVAALAAEDEREARSQVMTGALAMLRLRTGRPGLVPTPKEAAAYDFTDRERGFVDSWLGNVVHGTPDAVRQGLDDLVRRTGADELMITANAHGGEARLRSYELIADAYGLPQD; translated from the coding sequence ATGAGTGGTGAAGTGGAGCAGACCCCGGGCGGCGACGACGGCATCCGGGGCACCGCCCGGGGCGGCGCCCCCGTCCCGTTGTCCGTCCTGGACCTGGTGACCGTCGGCTCCGGCCACACCGCCACCGGCGCCGTGCGCACCGCCGTCGACCTCGCCCGTACGGCCGAGCGGCGCGGCTTCCACCGCTACTGGGTCGCCGAGCACCACTCCATGCCCGGCGTCGCCTCGTCCTCACCGGCCGTGCTGCTCGCCCACCTGGCCGCGCACACCTCCGCCATCCGGCTCGGCTCCGGTGGGGTGATGCTGCCCAACCACGCCCCGCTGGTCATCGCCGAGCAGTTCGGCACGCTGGAGGCGATGGCCCCGGGCCGGATCGACCTGGGCCTGGGCCGCGCGCCGGGCACCGACGGCGCCACCGCCGCGGCCCTCCGGCGCACCGAGCGCCAGCACGAGGGCGCCGAGGAATTCCCACAGCAGCTGCTCGAGTTGACCCGCTTCCTGGACGCCTCCTTCCCCGACGGCCATCCCTACGCCGGCATCCACGCCGTCCCCGGCCCGGTGCAGGCCACGGCGCCCGGCGGGGTGCAGTCCCCGCACCGCCCGCCGCTGTGGCTGCTCGGCTCCTCCGGCTTCAGCGCCCAGCTGGCCGGCGCCCTCGGCCTGCCGTTCGCCTTCGCGCACCACTTCTCCGCGGCCAACACGGTGCCCGCGCTCGACCTCTACCGCTCCTCCTTCCGCCCCTCCGAGGTGCTCTCCGAGCCGTACGCCCTGATAGGCGTCGCGGCGCTGGCCGCCGAGGACGAGCGGGAGGCCCGCAGCCAGGTGATGACCGGCGCCCTGGCGATGCTCCGCCTGCGCACCGGCCGCCCCGGCCTGGTCCCCACCCCCAAGGAGGCCGCGGCGTACGACTTCACCGACCGCGAACGCGGCTTCGTCGACAGCTGGCTGGGCAATGTCGTCCACGGCACCCCCGACGCCGTCCGCCAGGGTCTCGACGACCTGGTACGGCGCACCGGCGCGGACGAGCTGATGATCACCGCCAATGCGCACGGCGGAGAGGCGCGGCTGAGGTCGTACGAGCTGATAGCCGACGCGTACGGGCTGCCGCAGGACTAG